From the Vibrio alginolyticus NBRC 15630 = ATCC 17749 genome, one window contains:
- a CDS encoding transcriptional regulator GcvA, translating to MSRRLPPLNSLRVFEAAARHLSFTRAAEELFVTQAAVSHQIKALEEFLSLKLFRRRNRSLLLTEEGQSYFLDIKDIFTSIAEATDKVLERSEKGALTISLPPSFAIQWLVPRLADFNAQEPDIDVRIKAVDMDEGSLTDDVDVAIYYGRGNWPGLRADKLYQEFLIPLCSPSLLLGNKPLESLSDLKLHTLLHDTSRKDWKQFARHYNIEGINVNHGPIFSHSTMVLQAAAHGQGVALGNNVLAKPEMEAGRLIAPFDEVLISKNAFYVVCHEQQADMGRIATFRDWMLATARKEQEEVLDESLDS from the coding sequence ATGTCTCGCAGATTGCCTCCATTAAATTCGCTTCGAGTCTTCGAAGCGGCTGCTCGTCATCTCAGTTTTACACGAGCAGCAGAAGAGTTATTTGTTACTCAAGCCGCGGTCAGTCACCAGATTAAAGCGCTTGAAGAGTTCTTATCATTGAAGCTCTTCCGTCGACGTAATCGTTCTTTGTTGTTAACAGAAGAAGGCCAAAGTTACTTTCTCGATATCAAAGATATTTTCACCTCGATTGCGGAAGCGACAGATAAGGTGTTGGAACGTAGCGAAAAAGGGGCATTGACGATTAGCCTACCGCCGAGTTTTGCTATCCAATGGCTTGTACCTCGTTTGGCCGATTTTAATGCTCAAGAGCCCGATATCGATGTTCGTATTAAAGCCGTAGATATGGATGAAGGCTCACTGACTGATGATGTTGATGTGGCGATCTACTATGGCCGTGGGAACTGGCCAGGTTTGCGAGCAGATAAATTGTACCAAGAGTTTTTGATCCCACTTTGTTCACCTTCATTACTTTTGGGTAACAAACCATTAGAATCTTTAAGTGACCTCAAATTACATACTTTGTTACACGATACTTCGCGTAAAGACTGGAAGCAGTTTGCTCGTCATTACAACATTGAAGGCATCAACGTAAACCACGGTCCTATTTTTAGTCACTCAACGATGGTGCTACAGGCTGCTGCGCACGGTCAGGGGGTCGCGCTCGGTAACAACGTACTCGCCAAACCTGAAATGGAAGCCGGACGACTCATTGCACCATTCGACGAGGTGTTGATATCTAAGAATGCATTCTATGTGGTGTGTCATGAACAGCAGGCAGATATGGGCCGAATCGCAACGTTTAGAGATTGGATGTTAGCAACCGCGAGAAAAGAACAAGAGGAAGTATTGGATGAATCACTGGATAGCTGA
- a CDS encoding alpha/beta fold hydrolase — MNHWIAEGPENGPLFIFAHGAGAGMEHDFMTAVAKGLVEQGIRVVRFNFPYMVKRSEDGKKRPPDRAPKLLEAYSEVIAHFTSSPVVIGGKSMGGRMSSLLAENELVAGIACLGFPFHPPGKPEKYKGEHLATIEKPTLILQGERDTFGKREEFDDFVLSSQVTVSFLPDGDHSFKPRKISGHTEVGNITLAIEQLAAFIKEVYSEK, encoded by the coding sequence ATGAATCACTGGATAGCTGAGGGACCTGAAAACGGACCGCTGTTTATTTTTGCTCACGGCGCAGGTGCGGGGATGGAGCATGACTTCATGACAGCTGTCGCCAAAGGATTAGTGGAGCAAGGTATTCGTGTAGTGCGTTTTAATTTCCCTTACATGGTGAAACGTTCGGAAGATGGCAAAAAGCGTCCGCCCGATCGCGCGCCAAAGTTGCTCGAAGCATACAGCGAAGTGATCGCTCACTTTACTTCTTCTCCCGTGGTTATTGGTGGTAAGTCAATGGGCGGTCGTATGTCGAGCTTGTTGGCTGAAAATGAGCTGGTGGCGGGCATTGCCTGTTTAGGGTTTCCATTTCACCCGCCAGGAAAGCCAGAGAAATACAAAGGCGAGCACTTAGCAACCATTGAGAAACCTACGCTGATTCTTCAAGGGGAACGAGACACCTTTGGTAAGCGTGAGGAATTCGATGATTTCGTCCTTTCGTCACAAGTAACGGTGAGCTTTTTACCTGATGGTGACCACAGCTTCAAACCGCGCAAGATCTCAGGTCATACTGAAGTAGGTAACATTACACTCGCGATAGAGCAGTTAGCGGCGTTTATAAAAGAGGTGTACAGTGAAAAGTAA
- a CDS encoding DUF423 domain-containing protein yields the protein MKSKWLLSFSGLSGLLSVALGAFAAHGLKATLAPYLLGVFETGVLYQFIHTLAIVFCAILFLLNLGQKAQKYFFIAAICFIIGIFCFSGSLYALALTGIKWFGPITPVGGLLFMIGWCLFFFAAFNIKEVSK from the coding sequence GTGAAAAGTAAGTGGTTACTCTCATTCTCTGGATTGTCTGGGCTGCTTTCGGTCGCTCTTGGAGCATTTGCTGCTCATGGGCTAAAAGCGACACTGGCCCCTTATTTGCTCGGTGTATTTGAGACCGGAGTTCTGTATCAATTTATTCACACGTTGGCGATTGTGTTTTGTGCCATTCTGTTTCTGCTCAATTTGGGACAAAAAGCACAAAAATATTTTTTCATTGCGGCGATTTGCTTTATTATCGGCATCTTTTGTTTTAGCGGCAGTCTTTACGCGCTGGCGCTGACGGGCATTAAGTGGTTTGGGCCAATTACTCCTGTGGGAGGATTACTGTTCATGATTGGTTGGTGTCTGTTCTTTTTTGCTGCGTTCAATATCAAAGAGGTCTCCAAGTGA
- the rlmM gene encoding 23S rRNA (cytidine(2498)-2'-O)-methyltransferase RlmM — MKQLMLYCRSGFEKECAGEIQDKATQLEVYGFPRVKRNSGYVVFECYQDGDADKLARGLDFKSLIFARQMFAVAAEFQSLPSDDRISPILNELADIEAFPRCGDLRIETPDTNEAKELLKFCRKFTVPMRQALRGKGLMLNKDNAKKPVLHICFVEPGHCYVGYSYTDNNSQFFMGIPRLKFPADAPSRSTLKLEEAFHVFIPREEWDERLAPGMWGVDLGACPGGWTYQLVKRSMFVHCVDNGMMADSLMETGQIKHHMVDGFKFEPDRKNVTWIVCDMVEKPARVAHLMGQWLLKGWAKEAIFNLKLPMKGRYDEVLQDLENLKQFLIDNKVKFKLQAKHLYHDREEITIHIQCLSNISPY; from the coding sequence GTGAAACAACTAATGCTCTATTGCCGTTCTGGCTTTGAGAAAGAGTGTGCTGGTGAAATTCAGGACAAAGCGACACAGTTGGAAGTGTATGGCTTCCCTCGTGTGAAGAGAAACTCAGGTTATGTTGTCTTCGAGTGTTACCAAGATGGAGATGCCGACAAACTTGCGAGAGGTTTAGACTTTAAGTCTTTAATTTTTGCTCGACAAATGTTTGCGGTAGCAGCTGAGTTTCAATCGTTGCCAAGTGATGACCGCATTAGTCCAATTTTGAATGAACTAGCAGACATTGAAGCATTCCCTCGTTGTGGTGATTTGAGAATTGAAACGCCAGATACAAATGAAGCGAAAGAGCTACTGAAATTCTGCCGTAAGTTTACCGTCCCAATGCGTCAAGCGTTGCGCGGCAAAGGCTTAATGCTGAACAAAGATAACGCGAAAAAACCAGTACTGCACATTTGCTTTGTTGAGCCTGGCCACTGTTACGTTGGTTACTCTTACACTGACAACAACTCACAGTTCTTCATGGGTATCCCTCGCCTTAAATTCCCAGCAGACGCTCCAAGTCGTTCAACACTTAAACTGGAAGAAGCATTTCATGTCTTTATTCCACGTGAAGAGTGGGATGAGCGTTTGGCACCAGGTATGTGGGGTGTGGATTTAGGTGCATGTCCAGGCGGTTGGACGTACCAATTAGTGAAGCGCTCAATGTTCGTTCACTGCGTTGATAACGGCATGATGGCAGACAGTTTGATGGAAACTGGCCAGATCAAACACCATATGGTGGATGGCTTTAAGTTCGAACCAGACCGCAAGAACGTAACATGGATTGTTTGTGACATGGTGGAAAAGCCAGCTCGTGTTGCTCACCTGATGGGACAGTGGCTGTTAAAAGGTTGGGCAAAAGAGGCCATCTTTAACCTTAAGCTGCCAATGAAAGGGCGTTATGACGAAGTGCTGCAAGACCTTGAAAATCTGAAGCAGTTCCTCATTGATAATAAGGTAAAGTTCAAGCTACAAGCTAAACATTTGTATCATGATCGTGAAGAGATCACGATTCATATCCAATGTCTGTCGAATATTTCACCTTACTAA
- a CDS encoding IS3 family transposase (programmed frameshift), with protein MKSTTKRTQRDYSLAFKLTVVDEVEKGSLTYKQAQEKYGIQGCSTVLVWLRKHGRLDWSKGTPNFMSKGDSMAEFNLPPTPEQRIKELEKQLEDAQLKADFFEAVVNVMERDYGVRVNKKAQRSVVQEKTIVGLSVTKFCQLVQISRQAYYKQCQTQSRCEHHEHAVIGFVREVRLKQPRIGTRKLKFLAATKGIQIGRDKLFELLRKHRLLVRARRAYHRTTDSRHRFFCHPNKVKDGLTPTKPEQLWVADITYLPTQNGESYLSLVTDAYSRKIVGFYVDDNMKTQSVKRAFISALRQRQSEEKLIHHSDRGSQYCSREYQDIHKKHRVTCSMTDGYDCYQNALAERVNGILKMELLLKKPKDLKEARTMVAESVDIYNQMRPHTALKYKTPDEVHRAF; from the exons ATGAAATCAACAACTAAAAGAACTCAGCGCGATTACTCCCTCGCTTTTAAACTCACTGTAGTTGATGAGGTTGAAAAAGGAAGCCTCACTTACAAACAAGCCCAAGAGAAGTATGGCATCCAAGGTTGCTCTACGGTTTTGGTTTGGCTTCGTAAGCATGGTCGACTAGATTGGTCTAAAGGGACACCTAACTTTATGTCCAAAGGAGACTCTATGGCCGAGTTCAATTTACCTCCTACACCAGAGCAACGTATTAAAGAGCTTGAGAAGCAGCTCGAAGATGCTCAACTCAAAGCCGACTTCTTTGAAGCTGTCGTGAACGTTATGGAACGTGACTATGGTGTTAGAGTGA ACAAAAAAGCACAAAGAAGCGTTGTCCAAGAGAAAACCATTGTAGGTTTGAGCGTTACGAAGTTTTGTCAGTTAGTACAAATCTCTCGCCAAGCTTATTATAAGCAATGCCAAACTCAATCTCGTTGTGAACATCATGAGCATGCTGTCATTGGCTTTGTCCGTGAAGTCAGGCTGAAGCAGCCACGCATTGGCACGCGTAAACTGAAGTTCTTAGCAGCAACAAAGGGCATTCAAATAGGTCGCGATAAGCTCTTTGAACTTCTCAGAAAGCATCGGCTGTTAGTGAGAGCAAGACGAGCCTATCACCGAACGACTGACAGCCGTCATCGATTTTTCTGTCACCCAAACAAAGTGAAAGATGGGCTGACACCAACGAAGCCAGAACAACTGTGGGTTGCTGATATTACTTACTTGCCAACTCAAAATGGAGAGAGTTATCTCAGCTTGGTTACAGACGCTTATTCAAGGAAGATTGTTGGTTTTTATGTGGATGACAACATGAAAACTCAATCAGTTAAGCGGGCATTTATCTCAGCTCTCAGGCAACGGCAGAGTGAAGAAAAGCTAATACACCACTCAGATAGAGGCTCACAATACTGTTCGAGGGAATATCAAGATATCCATAAGAAACATAGAGTGACTTGCTCAATGACTGACGGGTATGACTGTTATCAGAATGCTTTAGCTGAGCGTGTAAATGGGATACTCAAAATGGAGCTCTTGCTGAAGAAACCGAAAGATCTGAAAGAAGCAAGGACGATGGTAGCAGAGTCCGTAGATATCTATAATCAAATGAGGCCTCATACGGCTTTAAAATACAAAACGCCCGATGAAGTACATCGAGCGTTTTAG
- the xni gene encoding flap endonuclease Xni, whose product MSIHLVIIDALNLIRRVHSAQPDPTDIARTITTTQRTLTRILSEANPTHIIAVFDHHEQDRGWRAEILPDYKQNRKPMPLPLLQGLDAIQQAWWEQGIDSLLSEGDEADDLVATLATKVASHGEKVTIVSTDKGYCQLLSPTLQIRDYFQHRWLDEPFIEKEFGVKPSQLADYWGLTGISSSQVPGVPGIGPKAAKEILTQFESIEAAYASEDLVPKYRKKLDEHIESARLCKRVAALKCDIELGFNLQDIRFLGPNKAE is encoded by the coding sequence ATGTCTATTCATCTTGTTATCATTGATGCCCTAAACCTGATCCGCCGAGTGCACTCAGCACAACCAGATCCAACCGACATAGCAAGAACTATAACCACAACGCAAAGAACCCTCACTCGCATTCTGTCAGAGGCCAACCCGACACACATCATCGCAGTTTTTGATCACCACGAACAAGACAGAGGTTGGCGCGCTGAAATTCTCCCTGACTATAAGCAAAACCGAAAACCAATGCCTCTGCCACTACTGCAAGGGTTAGATGCGATTCAACAAGCGTGGTGGGAGCAAGGTATTGATTCATTGCTGTCTGAAGGCGATGAAGCAGATGATTTGGTTGCTACACTCGCAACGAAAGTGGCCAGCCATGGTGAAAAAGTCACCATCGTTTCGACTGACAAAGGTTACTGCCAGCTACTTTCCCCTACCCTACAAATCCGTGATTATTTCCAACATCGTTGGTTAGATGAACCATTTATCGAAAAAGAGTTCGGCGTAAAACCAAGTCAACTAGCGGATTACTGGGGATTGACAGGGATAAGCTCTAGCCAGGTTCCGGGCGTACCTGGAATTGGCCCGAAAGCAGCGAAAGAGATTCTCACTCAGTTTGAGAGTATTGAAGCTGCCTACGCTAGTGAAGATCTCGTACCGAAATACCGTAAAAAATTGGATGAGCACATTGAGTCTGCTCGTTTATGTAAACGCGTCGCCGCTTTAAAGTGCGATATAGAACTAGGCTTTAACTTGCAAGATATTCGCTTTTTAGGGCCAAACAAAGCGGAGTAG
- the ppnN gene encoding nucleotide 5'-monophosphate nucleosidase PpnN: MITHISPAGSMDLLSQLEVERLKNTASSELYQLYRNCTLAVLNSGSHTDNSKELLDKYQSFDVNVVRRERGIKLELTNPPEHAFVDGEIIKGIQEHLFSVLRDIVYVNMHLADAQRLNLTNPIHITNLVFGILRNARALTPGIAPNLVVCWGGHSINGVEYQYTREVGNELGLRELNICTGCGPGAMEGPMKGAAIGHAKQRYTQQRYLGLTEPSIIAAEPPNPIVNELVIMPDIEKRLEAFVRMAHGIVIFPGGPGTAEELLYILGIMMHPDNADQPMPIVLTGPKESEEYFRSIDEFIRDTLGEEGQKHYEIIIDDPAEVARIMKRSMDSVRLHRKEKGDAYSFNWSLKIEPNFQLPFEPTHESMEQLDLSLDQEPQVLAANLRQAFSGIVAGNVKAEGIREIERRGPFTIHGDAVLMKKLDKLLKDFVEQHRMKLPGGSDYEPCYRIAHPEIGGR, encoded by the coding sequence ATGATTACCCATATAAGCCCCGCTGGTAGCATGGACTTGCTATCTCAACTAGAAGTAGAGCGCTTAAAGAACACAGCCTCGAGTGAACTTTATCAGCTGTACCGTAATTGCACATTAGCGGTGTTGAACTCCGGTAGCCATACCGATAACTCGAAAGAACTGCTCGATAAATACCAATCGTTTGATGTCAACGTCGTGCGTCGTGAGCGTGGTATTAAGCTTGAGCTGACTAATCCGCCAGAGCACGCTTTTGTTGACGGCGAAATAATTAAAGGTATCCAAGAGCATCTGTTCTCCGTATTGCGTGATATCGTTTACGTAAACATGCATTTGGCAGACGCCCAACGGCTCAACCTTACTAACCCAATTCACATTACGAACCTCGTGTTCGGCATTCTTCGTAATGCCAGAGCATTAACTCCAGGTATCGCACCGAATCTTGTCGTATGTTGGGGTGGTCACTCTATCAATGGAGTGGAGTATCAGTACACACGTGAAGTGGGTAACGAACTGGGCCTGCGTGAACTTAACATCTGTACAGGTTGCGGCCCTGGCGCAATGGAAGGGCCGATGAAAGGTGCAGCAATTGGGCACGCAAAGCAACGTTATACTCAGCAACGTTATCTTGGTTTAACCGAACCCTCGATTATTGCGGCCGAGCCACCAAACCCAATAGTAAATGAGCTGGTCATCATGCCCGACATCGAAAAGCGCTTGGAAGCTTTCGTCCGTATGGCTCATGGTATCGTTATTTTCCCAGGAGGCCCGGGCACAGCGGAAGAGCTACTGTACATTCTTGGCATCATGATGCACCCGGATAACGCCGATCAACCAATGCCTATCGTATTAACAGGACCAAAAGAGAGTGAAGAGTACTTCCGCTCTATTGATGAGTTCATTCGCGACACACTTGGTGAGGAAGGGCAAAAGCACTACGAGATCATCATTGACGACCCGGCAGAAGTCGCTCGTATTATGAAACGCTCCATGGACTCGGTACGCCTTCACCGAAAAGAGAAAGGCGATGCGTACAGCTTTAACTGGTCATTGAAAATTGAGCCAAACTTCCAACTGCCATTCGAGCCTACTCATGAGTCGATGGAACAATTGGATTTAAGCCTAGATCAAGAACCGCAAGTTTTAGCGGCCAACTTGCGTCAAGCCTTCTCTGGCATAGTGGCAGGTAACGTAAAGGCTGAAGGCATTCGAGAAATAGAACGTAGAGGGCCTTTCACCATTCATGGCGACGCAGTCCTCATGAAAAAACTCGATAAGTTGCTAAAAGACTTTGTCGAACAGCACCGAATGAAATTACCTGGCGGTTCAGACTACGAACCGTGTTATCGAATCGCTCACCCGGAAATTGGTGGTCGATAG
- a CDS encoding GGDEF domain-containing protein, whose translation MGILESDIQSQLHQLSCQLDQLRLTHRDTSLKFKREQQVLKRVVASLSSACQGSNTQVSNYLFEIQQELQHQKDISTLIPRLAVLERMLKQQSKTMDKQNGYLDEQIKHSGETLQRVTGLPAQLKRELRNLMSFSEVHASNKADQATKLLSIYERALKIITSNSRLHLSEFESNPDRSQLECLASDLQHTITELDFEGESGDRLLDIRAKLLLGVSAESLIELTLSTLKLVVEATKFEREASSQFLDQLNTSLASNLKTVHQNVDQHHTYFEHRQELNTEMNSLVELSQKSLNQAQDIAVVKKEITPLLEKMASLTERLKMTEEREQALQERLSYSKNQLEAVFETTQDYRRRLDDQAQRMLLDSLTKVYNRTAFNDRLELEYRRWIRSQQNLRVVLFDVDNFKAVNDSYGYTAGDKALKIIARTINKRVSETETVARFGGEEFILLVPEQSEEYTLDLIKHIQRDISQLPFKFREQNIMITLAAVSTSFKESDTPEYVLDRLGKMLADAKKRGTNQLNWS comes from the coding sequence ATGGGAATCTTGGAATCCGATATTCAGTCGCAGCTGCATCAGCTGAGTTGTCAACTTGACCAACTCAGACTGACTCATCGTGATACTTCACTCAAATTCAAACGTGAACAACAAGTTCTTAAACGCGTTGTGGCATCATTGTCTTCAGCTTGCCAGGGTTCGAATACTCAGGTATCCAACTACCTATTTGAAATCCAACAAGAGCTGCAACATCAAAAAGATATCAGCACTCTTATCCCGCGTTTAGCGGTATTAGAGAGGATGCTCAAACAGCAGTCGAAGACGATGGATAAACAAAACGGTTACCTTGACGAACAAATCAAGCACAGTGGTGAAACACTGCAACGTGTCACGGGCTTACCTGCGCAGTTAAAACGTGAACTACGGAACCTGATGAGTTTCTCTGAAGTTCACGCCAGCAATAAAGCTGATCAAGCCACTAAGCTACTGAGTATTTACGAACGCGCTCTGAAAATCATCACGTCTAATTCACGTCTACATCTTAGTGAATTTGAAAGCAATCCCGACAGATCTCAGCTTGAGTGCTTAGCCAGCGACCTCCAACATACTATTACAGAGCTGGATTTCGAGGGAGAATCAGGCGATAGATTGCTGGATATTCGCGCTAAGTTGCTCCTTGGCGTGAGTGCCGAGTCTCTCATTGAGCTTACGCTCTCAACGCTGAAATTGGTTGTCGAAGCAACAAAGTTCGAGCGCGAGGCGTCTAGCCAATTCCTTGATCAGCTGAACACTTCTCTCGCAAGTAACCTAAAAACCGTTCATCAGAACGTCGACCAGCATCATACCTACTTTGAACACCGCCAAGAGCTCAACACAGAAATGAACAGCTTGGTTGAATTAAGCCAAAAGTCACTTAATCAAGCTCAAGATATCGCGGTTGTGAAAAAAGAAATCACGCCTCTTCTCGAAAAAATGGCGTCGCTAACAGAGCGACTGAAAATGACGGAAGAGCGAGAGCAAGCGCTGCAAGAGCGGTTAAGTTACAGTAAGAACCAACTCGAAGCGGTATTTGAAACTACGCAAGATTATCGTCGACGCTTAGATGACCAAGCTCAGCGTATGTTGCTCGACTCGCTGACTAAAGTTTATAACCGCACTGCATTTAACGATCGACTAGAGCTAGAGTATCGCCGTTGGATTCGCTCTCAGCAAAACCTTCGTGTTGTGCTGTTTGATGTAGACAACTTCAAAGCGGTGAATGATAGCTATGGTTATACGGCTGGCGATAAAGCGCTGAAGATCATCGCTCGTACTATTAACAAGCGCGTATCAGAAACGGAAACAGTGGCTCGCTTTGGTGGCGAGGAGTTTATTCTACTCGTCCCGGAACAATCTGAAGAATACACACTGGATCTTATTAAGCATATCCAGCGTGATATTAGCCAATTACCCTTTAAGTTCCGTGAGCAAAATATCATGATTACCTTAGCTGCTGTATCGACGTCTTTCAAAGAGTCCGATACGCCAGAGTATGTGCTCGATCGTCTTGGCAAGATGCTTGCGGACGCTAAAAAACGTGGAACAAACCAGCTTAACTGGAGCTAA